The following are encoded in a window of Shewanella psychrotolerans genomic DNA:
- a CDS encoding NAD(P)H-dependent oxidoreductase, with the protein MNILIVSSSQRTPSQSAKVASYIAEHCPQFQSVTHIELCKFTLPFWDGDRASPALLNSNWNDISALIKQADALVLITPEWGGMASPLLKNFLLLCDGQDTAHKPALLVAVSGGISGAYPIAELKMNALKNNKLVPIPDHLIIRNSETVLLQGEQDQREQQLRGRIDYSIHMLHQYSIALKMVRDNHQDQPYPKQQEYSYGM; encoded by the coding sequence ATGAATATTCTTATCGTCAGCTCTAGTCAAAGAACCCCATCACAAAGCGCTAAAGTTGCAAGTTACATTGCGGAGCACTGCCCACAATTTCAATCAGTTACTCATATTGAACTGTGTAAGTTTACGCTGCCATTTTGGGATGGTGACAGAGCTAGCCCTGCGTTACTCAATAGTAATTGGAATGATATTAGCGCGCTGATCAAACAAGCCGATGCCTTAGTGCTGATCACACCAGAATGGGGTGGTATGGCATCGCCATTACTAAAGAATTTTCTCCTACTGTGCGATGGCCAAGATACCGCCCATAAACCCGCGCTGTTAGTTGCTGTATCGGGGGGCATTAGCGGTGCTTATCCCATTGCCGAACTCAAGATGAATGCACTAAAGAACAACAAACTGGTCCCTATACCTGATCACCTCATCATCAGAAACAGCGAAACTGTATTACTACAAGGTGAACAAGATCAGCGTGAGCAGCAGCTAAGAGGTCGAATTGATTACAGCATTCACATGCTGCATCAATACAGTATCGCGCTAAAAATGGTTCGAGATAACCATCAAGATCAACCCTACCCGAAGCAACAGGAATATAGTTATGGCATGTGA
- a CDS encoding helix-turn-helix transcriptional regulator codes for MTKKTIDKIVDYLKVEGPTTAKVLAEQFSLTTMGVRQHLQGLEEEGMLVFEDRKASRGRPTRYWSLTEKSYSLFPDRHDDLTSQLIESVKVVFGDSGLEQLIRHREEASKVLYQKALAAHSSVLAKLNALAKLRTEEGYVATVERERDHYWLLENHCPICAAASHCVNFCRSELQLFQWLFNDLATISREEHIIEGARRCAYKVVPNS; via the coding sequence GTGACTAAGAAAACAATTGATAAAATAGTGGATTATCTAAAGGTAGAGGGGCCAACTACTGCCAAGGTATTGGCTGAACAGTTCTCGCTAACAACCATGGGAGTGCGTCAGCATCTACAAGGGTTAGAAGAGGAGGGCATGCTTGTCTTTGAAGATCGCAAAGCGAGTCGTGGCCGACCAACACGCTATTGGTCACTCACCGAGAAAAGTTATTCCCTGTTTCCTGATAGGCACGATGATCTCACCAGTCAACTGATCGAATCGGTAAAAGTGGTTTTTGGCGATAGTGGCTTAGAGCAATTGATTCGCCATAGAGAAGAGGCCAGTAAAGTGCTTTATCAGAAGGCATTAGCAGCTCATTCTAGTGTACTTGCTAAGCTTAATGCTCTGGCTAAACTGAGAACAGAAGAAGGTTATGTCGCTACGGTTGAGCGGGAGAGGGATCATTATTGGTTGCTAGAAAATCATTGTCCTATTTGCGCGGCCGCAAGCCATTGTGTCAATTTTTGTCGTTCTGAATTACAGCTGTTTCAATGGCTGTTTAACGATCTGGCAACGATTAGCAGAGAGGAACATATCATCGAAGGTGCACGTCGTTGTGCCTATAAAGTGGTTCCTAACTCATAG
- a CDS encoding 16S rRNA pseudouridine(516) synthase, whose protein sequence is MQSKRSRLDRFISRHIQIPKKQVRLLLAQGRVKVDGVIARDIDLQIDQFNHIICDGLVLQQRQARYIMLNKPVGVVCATKDDKHRTVIDLINEAVNDAPNSNQSNSESSNTDDLHIVGRLDLNTSGLVLLTNDSQWSKGIMSPDSKVDKIYVVTLKNPIDERYIQAFEEGFYFAYEDITTLPAKLEIISSHCALVTLQEGRYHQIKRMFGRFRNPVIGLHRLSVGDIRLDESLLPGQSRQLTATEMMSVGGIPGNN, encoded by the coding sequence ATGCAGTCTAAGCGTTCAAGATTAGATCGGTTTATTAGTCGTCATATCCAAATACCTAAAAAGCAGGTAAGACTGCTATTAGCTCAGGGACGAGTAAAGGTTGATGGGGTAATTGCTAGGGATATTGATCTACAAATCGATCAATTTAACCACATCATCTGCGACGGTCTTGTGCTGCAGCAGCGACAGGCTCGCTATATCATGCTTAATAAGCCCGTCGGGGTGGTATGTGCAACAAAAGACGATAAGCATCGTACGGTTATTGATCTTATCAATGAAGCGGTTAACGATGCACCTAATAGCAATCAATCAAATAGCGAGTCATCCAATACTGATGACCTACATATTGTCGGGCGTCTCGATTTAAATACTTCAGGTTTAGTGTTGCTGACCAACGATAGCCAGTGGTCAAAGGGCATTATGTCGCCTGATTCTAAGGTCGATAAAATCTATGTCGTTACACTGAAAAACCCAATCGATGAGCGTTATATTCAGGCATTTGAAGAAGGGTTTTATTTTGCATATGAAGATATCACGACGTTGCCAGCTAAATTAGAGATCATAAGCAGTCATTGTGCTTTGGTTACTCTGCAAGAGGGACGTTACCATCAGATTAAGCGAATGTTTGGTCGCTTTCGAAACCCTGTGATTGGGTTACACCGGTTATCGGTGGGAGATATAAGGTTAGATGAATCGCTTTTACCTGGTCAAAGTCGTCAATTGACGGCGACGGAAATGATGTCTGTTGGAGGTATTCCTGGTAATAATTAG